The Fusobacterium necrophorum subsp. necrophorum genome includes the window ACGGACAGTGCTATCATTTTCGTTTCTTTGCTGCAACTTATTTTGAGCGTGTTTTTGGTTGCTTTCGGAACGGTTGGAATGGAAGCGGCTATTTTGGCAGGAGTGCTGCAGGTAGGAAGTTTCGCCCCTTATATCAACTTAGCAAATTTGGGAAATATTTTATCTCAAACGTTTGCCTGTGGAGAACGAGTGCTTTCTTTGATGGAAGAAACACCTGCTGTAGAAGATAGTGAAAACGCACAAGAAATTGCAATGGGAAATTTAAGCGTTGAAAATTTACAATTTGAATATCGAAGCGGAAGACAACAGCAGGTATTAAATGGAGTGAATTTAGAAATTAAACCCGGAGAGATTGTTGGAATTATGGGGCCAAGCGGTTGTGGAAAATCAACTCTATTGAAATTGATGATGCGTTTTTGGGATGCCGATTCCGGAAAAATTTCTTTGGGAGGGATGGATATTAAAGAGGCGAAGAGAACTTCTCTATACTCTCATTATAACTATATGACGCAGTCTACCAGTTTATTTACAGGAACCATTCGAGACAATCTTTTGGTTGCAAAACCGAATGCGAGCGAAGAAGAAATTGTAGAAGCTTTGAAGAAGGCTTCCTTTTACGACTATGTCATGAGTCTTCCTGAAAAATTGGAGACCGTAGTGGAAGAAGGAGGAAAAAATTTTTCCGGAGGAGAACGACAAAGAATCGGTCTGACTCGATGTTTTTTAGCTGATCGTTCTATCTTCTTCTTGGATGAGCCTACTTCCAATTTGGATGTCCAAAATGAAGCGATTATTTTAAAATCTTTAATGCAGGAAAGAAAAGATAAAACGGTTATTTTAGTTTCTCATAGACTTTCCACATTAGGAGTCTGTGACAGAATTTTAAAAATGGAACAGGGGAAGTTAGTGTAACGTTCGAACAGATGCTTGGATACACAAGTTAAGATATCAGTAAAACATAAGAAAAAATGCCTAGTTGAAAGAATAGATGTTTGCGATTCTTTGTCAAATTATGTTGATGAAGAAGAATGAAATTTTCAAGAGGATTTTAGGGATTTCGGAAATGAAATTTTTAAAATCCTTTTTTCTATGTCAAATAAAGAATTGCTTTCTACATTTTAAGTGTTTTTATTCTGCGAAACTCTTAAAAATTGGAATCCCTCTCCTTTCATGAACTCTGATTTGATGAAAAGTACAATAGCCTATTTTAAGAGAAATCATTATAAAAATAGAATAAATGTACTATAATTAAACAAAAGAATATTAATATTTGGCTCTGAAAATAAGTCTATTGTGATATAATAAAAAATAATAGAATTATATGAATGGGGAGGAGAATTATGGTTAAGAATCAATTGAGAGAAGTAGAAAAAAATTTGCGATGGATAGCGAAAAGAAATAGAAATATAAGCTTTTCCATAGGTCTCGTATTACTATATGTTATGTTAGGAATGAATGCCTTTGCGCAAGAAGTGAATGCGACCATAGCAACGAAACAGGAAATAGGTTTATCCACGGATAGACTAAGTGAAATGTTAAGACGAATCAAGGAAGAAAATAGTAAGAAATTAAAAGGCACTCAATTAGAATTAGTCCAATTAATGGAACAAGGGGATCAAGTGGTAAAATCTCCTTGGGCTTCTTGGCAATTTGGAATGAATTATATGTATAACAATTGGTCAAAAGCATACAAAGGAAGAGGAGATAAGGCAAAGAAATATCCTTACGAAGGAATTTTTACAAGAAGTAACGATTTATTTTTGAGATTTGTTTCTCCTGATAGCGATGCTTATACAGAATATACAGCTTTGTCAACAGAAAATTTTGCTCATCCTGCAACAACTTCTGCAATAAAGAAACAAAGGAAAAATTATGGTCTAGAAGAAGTGACGATTTTACAAGAGCCTATAAGAAAAATAGAACTAGCAGCTTCAGTAAAACCAAAAGAAATTGTTAAAAATCCAGTTACTGTAATTCCACCAAAGATGGTGGTAAATCCTGTAATGCCACTGAA containing:
- a CDS encoding ABC transporter ATP-binding protein, which produces MKQNRRSAAKIMFQLAGLLKPLWGIMSIAVATGVIGFLFSFGISMFGAYAILKILDWVDLSTVPFGTWSLHSYFVAMAICAFFRGLLHYIEQYCNHFIAFHILAEIRVRLFQVMRRLAPAKIDGENQGNLISMITGDIELLEVFYAHTVSPILIAFVTTVILFLYYLGLHWIYAIYALLGQIFVGILVPWVASRKASTVGMKVRNEIGNLNGEFLDKLRGLREVVQYRRGREMVTRISLLTDNLCAGQRELRNQMALVQVWTDSAIIFVSLLQLILSVFLVAFGTVGMEAAILAGVLQVGSFAPYINLANLGNILSQTFACGERVLSLMEETPAVEDSENAQEIAMGNLSVENLQFEYRSGRQQQVLNGVNLEIKPGEIVGIMGPSGCGKSTLLKLMMRFWDADSGKISLGGMDIKEAKRTSLYSHYNYMTQSTSLFTGTIRDNLLVAKPNASEEEIVEALKKASFYDYVMSLPEKLETVVEEGGKNFSGGERQRIGLTRCFLADRSIFFLDEPTSNLDVQNEAIILKSLMQERKDKTVILVSHRLSTLGVCDRILKMEQGKLV